The following nucleotide sequence is from Pseudonocardia sp. C8.
GGTCGGGCCCCGACGCCGTGACCCCGCCGCTCGGGTCCCGTCCCCCGGAGCAGATCTCGTGACCCCACTGAGGATCGGAACCCGGCCGTCGAAGCTGGCGGTCGCCCAGACCACCACGATCGCCGACCGGCTCACCGCCGCCGGGTACCCGTGCGAGCTCGTCACCGTCGCGACCAGCGGTGACCGTTCGACGGCCCCGGTGACCCAGCTCGGGGTCGGGGTGTTCGTGTCGGCGCTGCGGGACGCGCTGACCGCGGGTGACATCGACGTCGCCGTGCACTCGTTCAAGGACCTTCCCACCGCGCAGCCCGAGGACCTGCGGATCGCGGCCGTCCCCCCGCGGGAGGACGTCCGGGACGCGCTGGTCACGAACGGCCGCGTGCTGGGCGAGCTGGGCCGCGGCGCCCGGGTCGGTACCGGGTCCCCGCGCCGCGGCGTGCAGCTGTACGCGCTCGGCCAGGGCCTCGAGGTGCTGCCGATCCGCGGCAACGTGGACACCCGGATCGGGAAGGTCCGTTCCGGCGAGCTGGACGCGGTGGTCGTCGCCGCGGCCGGGCTGCGCCGGCTGGGCCGCATCGAGGAGGCGGACGAGCTGATCGATCCGCTGCAGATGCTGCCCGCCCCCGCCCAGGGCGCCCTCGCGGTCGAGTGCCGCAGCGCCGACACCGACGTGGTCGACGTCCTGCGCGCCGTGCTCGACGACCCGGCCGTGCGGGTCGCGGTCACCGCGGAGCGCGCCGTACTGGCCACCCTCGCGGCCGGCTGCACCACGCCGGTCGGAGCGCTGGCCGACGTCGTCTCGGACCTGGACGACGAGGGCCACGCGGTCGACCGGCTGTCGCTGCGCGCCGTGCTGGGGGTCGGGGACATCGCGGAGGGCGCCGTGGTGCGCGCCTCCGCCACCGCAGAGATGGACGCCGCCGAGAAGCTCGGAGCCGCGGTCGCGCACGAGCTTCTCGACCTGGGAGCCGAGGACCTGCCCGCCGCGGGTCTCGACAGCTCCGCCAACCGCTGGATCGGGAGTTCGTAAACGATGACAGGACCTGCCAACACCTCGGGGCGGATCGCCTTCGTGGGCAGCGGACCGGGGGATCCGGCGCTGCTCACCGTGCGCGCCCGGGACGTGCTCGCCGGCTCGCCGCTGGTGATCACCGACCCGGACGTCCCGGAGGCCATCCTCGCGCTTGCCGCCGACGGAGCCGAGGTGCGACCGGCCGTCGGACAGCCCACCGACATCGCGAGCGACCTGCTCGGCGAGGCCGGGCAGGGCCGGTCGGTGGCCCGGCTGGTCTCCGGCGACCCGCTCACCAACGACGCGGTCGTCGCCGAGGCGATGGCCGTCTCCGCCTCGGGCACCCCGTTCGACGTCGTGCCGGGCGTGCCGGCCTCCACGGCCGTCCCGGCCTACGCCGGGGTCGCGCTGGGCTCCGCGCACGTCGAGGCCGACGTCCGCGCGGGCGTCGACTGGGCCGCGCTCGCGGCCTCCCCGGGGCCGGTCGTGCTGCACGCCACCGGCGCGCTGCTGGCCGACGTCGCCGCCGGGCTGTCCGCGCAGGGCGTGCCCGCCGAGACCCCGGTCGCGATCACCTCCGGCGGCACCACGTCCACCCAGAAGACCCTGTCGTCGTCAGTCGGCAAGCTGGCCGCCGACGGCGGTGACCTGGAGGGGGCGCTCGTCCTCACCGTGGGCGAGGCCGCCGGCCGCCGCGGCGAGCTGTCCTGGTGGGAGTCCCGTGCGCTGTACGGGTGGCGGGTGCTCGTGCCGCGGACCAAGGACCAGGCCGGCGTGATGAGCGAGCGGCTGCGCATGCACGGTGCGATCCCGGAGGAGGTGCCGACGATCGCCGTCGAGCCGCCCCGGTCGCCCGCCCAGATGGAGCGCTCGGTCAAGGGCCTGGTCGACGGCCGCTACCAGTGGGTCGTGTTCACCTCCACCAACGCGGTCAAGGCCGTGTGGGAGAAGTTCGCCGAGTTCGGCCTCGACGCCCGCGCGTTCTCCGGCGTGAAGATCGCCTGCGTCGGCCGGTCGACCGCGGAGAAGGTCCGCGAGTTCGGGATCCAGCCGGAGCTGGTCCCGGACATCGACGAGGCCCAGTCCTCCACCTCGGAGGGCCTCCTGGAGATCTTCCCGCCGCACGACGACGTCCTCGACCCGGTCGACCGGGTGCTGCTGCCGCGGGCCGACATCGCCACCGAGACGCTGTCGGCCGGGCTGCAGGAGCGCGGCTGGGAGGTCGACGACGTGACCGCCTACCGGACCGTCCGCGCGGCCCCGCCGCCCGCGCCGATCCGCGAGGCGATCAAGACCGGCGGGTTCGACGCGGTGTGCTTCACCTCGTCGTCCACGGTGCGGAACCTGGTCGGCATCGCCGGCAAGCCGCACGCCCGCACCCTGGTCGCCTGCATCGGCCC
It contains:
- the hemC gene encoding hydroxymethylbilane synthase, which gives rise to MTPLRIGTRPSKLAVAQTTTIADRLTAAGYPCELVTVATSGDRSTAPVTQLGVGVFVSALRDALTAGDIDVAVHSFKDLPTAQPEDLRIAAVPPREDVRDALVTNGRVLGELGRGARVGTGSPRRGVQLYALGQGLEVLPIRGNVDTRIGKVRSGELDAVVVAAAGLRRLGRIEEADELIDPLQMLPAPAQGALAVECRSADTDVVDVLRAVLDDPAVRVAVTAERAVLATLAAGCTTPVGALADVVSDLDDEGHAVDRLSLRAVLGVGDIAEGAVVRASATAEMDAAEKLGAAVAHELLDLGAEDLPAAGLDSSANRWIGSS
- a CDS encoding bifunctional uroporphyrinogen-III C-methyltransferase/uroporphyrinogen-III synthase, with protein sequence MTGPANTSGRIAFVGSGPGDPALLTVRARDVLAGSPLVITDPDVPEAILALAADGAEVRPAVGQPTDIASDLLGEAGQGRSVARLVSGDPLTNDAVVAEAMAVSASGTPFDVVPGVPASTAVPAYAGVALGSAHVEADVRAGVDWAALAASPGPVVLHATGALLADVAAGLSAQGVPAETPVAITSGGTTSTQKTLSSSVGKLAADGGDLEGALVLTVGEAAGRRGELSWWESRALYGWRVLVPRTKDQAGVMSERLRMHGAIPEEVPTIAVEPPRSPAQMERSVKGLVDGRYQWVVFTSTNAVKAVWEKFAEFGLDARAFSGVKIACVGRSTAEKVREFGIQPELVPDIDEAQSSTSEGLLEIFPPHDDVLDPVDRVLLPRADIATETLSAGLQERGWEVDDVTAYRTVRAAPPPAPIREAIKTGGFDAVCFTSSSTVRNLVGIAGKPHARTLVACIGPATAETAREFGLRVDVQPEEARVPTLVDALAAHTAKLRAEGNLPPPKKVKARRR